The genomic segment ATCAAAAAGGATTTTCGGTCGAAGGGCAACTAAAACCTCAAATAAAGGCTGGTGAAATTGTAACCTGGCTAAAAGCAGATTTTGATTTGGGTCACGGACACGCAATGGCTATCTACGCACTTCTTAAGGGAATAAGAACGGAAACGAGTTCATAAGATAGTTAATAAAACCTTTTTTAAAGAAAAAAGCTGTCTGAATCGAGACAGCTTTTTATTTTATTTTTTTGAAAGATATTAGATTTTATCTTGCATAATTTCTTCTACAATTTCAGGATTTAATAATGTTGAAGTATCTCCAAAATTAGAAAAATCTCCTTCGGCTATTTTACGTAGAATTCTACGCATAATTTTTCCTGAACGTGTTTTTGGCAAACCAGACACAAACTGAATTTTATCTAGTTTTGCGATTGGTCCAATGTGATCAGAAATATACTGATTAATCTCTTTACTTAAGTTTGATCGGTCTCTAACTTCTCCTGTTTCTTTTAGAATCACAAAACCATATAAAGCGTTTCCTTTAATATCATGTGGGAATCCAACAATAGCAGATTCCGCAACTGCAGGATGCTCGTTGATTGCATCTTCAATAGGAGCTGTTCCTAAATTATGTCCAGAAACAATTACAACATCATCTACTCTACCGGTGATTCTGTAATAACCTACTTCGTCTCTTAATGCACCGTCTCCGGTAAAATATTTTCCAGGGAAAGCAGAGAAATAAGTGTCTTTGTAACGTTGGTGATCTCCCCAGATTGTTCTGGCGATTCCTGGCCAAGGAAATTTAATACATAAACTTCCAACTACTTGGTTTCCTTCGATTTCATTACGTTTTTCATCCATTAAAACTGGCTGAATTCCCGGTAATGGCAAAGTTGCATAAGTTGGTTTAGTTGGTGTTACAAATGCAATTGGCGAAATCATGATTCCACCAGTTTCTGTTTGCCACCAAGTATCAACCACCGGACATCTTTTATCTCCTACGTGGTCATTAAACCAGTGCCAAGCTTCTTCGTTGATTGGTTCTCCAACAGATCCAATAACTTTTAATGATTTAAGTGGGTATTTTTGAATATAATCTAAGCTTTCTTTTGCTAACGAACGAATTGCTGTTGGCGCTGTATAGAATTGTGTGATTTTATGTTTTTCGATAATATCCCAAAAACGGCTAAAGTCAGGATATGACGGAACTCCTTCAAAAATTACGGTTGTTCCTCCGTTCAATAATGGTCCGTACAAGATATAAGAGTGACCTGTAATCCAACCGATATCTGCAGTACACCAGAAAATATCATTTTCTTCGTGGTTAAAAACATTTTTAAATGTGTAAGCTGTATAAACCATATATCCGGCTGTCGTATGAACCATTCCTTTTGGTTTTCCTGTAGAACCAGAAGTGTATAAAATAAACAACGGATCTTCGGCATCCATAATTTCAGCAACACTGTTATCTAAAGCTGCATCTAATAAAGGTTGTAACCATTGGTCACGTCCTTCTTTCATTTTTACTTGAGTTTGAGTTCTCTTTGCAACCAAAACTTTTGTAACTGATGGACAAGAATCTAATGCTTCGTCAATAATTCCTTTTAGATCAATTGTTTTATTTCCTCTGTAACCACCATCAGCTGTGATTACCATTTTGCATTCGCAATCATTAATTCTTGCAGAAACTGCAGAAGCAGAGAATCCTGCAAAAACAACAGAGTGAATCGCTCCTATTCTGGCACAAGCTAAAACAGCAACTGCCAATTCCGGAATCATTGGTAAATAAATACAAACTCTGTCTCCTTTACGCACGCCTTGCTCACGCAAAACATTCGCCATTCTTGAAACTCTTTCGTATAATTCGTTATATGTAATATGTAAAGCTTCTTCAGAAGGATCGTTCGGTTCAAAAATGATTGCCGTTTTTTCTCCTCTTTTGCTTAAGTGTCTATCGATACAATTTTTGGTAATATTAACTTTAGCTTCGGTAAACCATTTTACTTCGGCATCAGCCATATTAAAATCAACTACTTTATCCCATTGTTGATACCAAGTGAAATTTTCCTCAGCTATTTTTCCCCAAAATTTTCTTGGTTCTCTTATTGACTTATTGTAATGTTTAAAATATTGTTCTAAATTTTCAATTTTATAATAACTCATATGTTTTTGGAATTTTTTTTATAAATGTATTAAATATCAACGTATTCTTGAAATTATTTAATTCATAAATTTCAGCAAAAAAA from the uncultured Flavobacterium sp. genome contains:
- a CDS encoding DUF4287 domain-containing protein encodes the protein MSFQAYLTNIKAQTGMGPDDFKKLSDQKGFSVEGQLKPQIKAGEIVTWLKADFDLGHGHAMAIYALLKGIRTETSS
- the acs gene encoding acetate--CoA ligase, translating into MSYYKIENLEQYFKHYNKSIREPRKFWGKIAEENFTWYQQWDKVVDFNMADAEVKWFTEAKVNITKNCIDRHLSKRGEKTAIIFEPNDPSEEALHITYNELYERVSRMANVLREQGVRKGDRVCIYLPMIPELAVAVLACARIGAIHSVVFAGFSASAVSARINDCECKMVITADGGYRGNKTIDLKGIIDEALDSCPSVTKVLVAKRTQTQVKMKEGRDQWLQPLLDAALDNSVAEIMDAEDPLFILYTSGSTGKPKGMVHTTAGYMVYTAYTFKNVFNHEENDIFWCTADIGWITGHSYILYGPLLNGGTTVIFEGVPSYPDFSRFWDIIEKHKITQFYTAPTAIRSLAKESLDYIQKYPLKSLKVIGSVGEPINEEAWHWFNDHVGDKRCPVVDTWWQTETGGIMISPIAFVTPTKPTYATLPLPGIQPVLMDEKRNEIEGNQVVGSLCIKFPWPGIARTIWGDHQRYKDTYFSAFPGKYFTGDGALRDEVGYYRITGRVDDVVIVSGHNLGTAPIEDAINEHPAVAESAIVGFPHDIKGNALYGFVILKETGEVRDRSNLSKEINQYISDHIGPIAKLDKIQFVSGLPKTRSGKIMRRILRKIAEGDFSNFGDTSTLLNPEIVEEIMQDKI